A window of the Coprobacter fastidiosus genome harbors these coding sequences:
- a CDS encoding efflux RND transporter periplasmic adaptor subunit — MKNRYVKNLLKIGIPVLLIGGLIAVKLMDSPVGESKKDIKKGTQIPVNAFIVKPFRLSSDIQAVGTLLPNEEVDLVAETTGKIVGIYFKEGQHVEKGALLLKVDDSDLQAQLKRALFQQKLLSEKLERQRILFEKDAVSREEFDQVQTDYNLIEADISLLKVKIDKTELRAPFAGVLGFRNVSLGAYLQPSTIVTRLVDDGLLKVEFSVPEKYAGKALVGAMVQFTTESSDKKFNASVYAVDSKVDSDTRTISIRARCENPGRLLAPGMFARLNLITRVSNHSLLVPTQSVVPEMEGKKVWMLRNGKAHSTVIETGQRTENKIEVISGLSVGDTILVTGLMQVKEGAAVKPETVE; from the coding sequence ATGAAAAACAGGTATGTAAAGAATTTATTGAAAATCGGTATTCCCGTTTTACTTATTGGTGGGTTGATTGCAGTTAAGTTGATGGATTCTCCAGTGGGAGAAAGTAAAAAAGATATTAAGAAGGGAACGCAGATTCCGGTCAATGCATTTATTGTGAAGCCGTTCAGGTTGAGTTCCGATATTCAGGCTGTCGGAACATTGTTGCCGAATGAAGAAGTCGATTTGGTCGCTGAAACGACGGGAAAAATTGTCGGAATTTATTTTAAGGAAGGGCAACATGTCGAAAAAGGAGCATTGTTGCTTAAAGTCGATGATTCTGATTTGCAAGCACAGTTGAAGCGTGCACTTTTTCAGCAGAAACTGTTGTCCGAGAAATTGGAACGTCAACGCATATTATTTGAAAAAGATGCTGTTAGCCGTGAAGAGTTTGATCAGGTACAAACTGATTATAATTTGATAGAAGCAGATATTTCTCTTTTGAAAGTAAAAATAGATAAGACGGAATTAAGAGCTCCTTTTGCCGGAGTTCTCGGGTTTCGTAATGTCAGTTTAGGAGCATATTTACAACCGAGTACGATCGTCACACGTTTAGTTGATGACGGGTTATTGAAAGTCGAATTTTCAGTTCCGGAAAAATATGCGGGAAAAGCATTGGTCGGGGCAATGGTACAGTTTACGACGGAATCGTCCGACAAGAAATTCAATGCGTCGGTATATGCTGTTGACTCTAAAGTCGATTCGGATACTCGTACTATTTCGATACGTGCCCGTTGTGAAAATCCCGGTCGATTATTAGCTCCGGGAATGTTTGCCCGGTTAAATCTTATAACCAGAGTCTCCAATCATTCGTTGCTTGTTCCTACACAGTCGGTTGTCCCTGAAATGGAAGGTAAAAAAGTTTGGATGTTAAGAAATGGGAAAGCTCATTCTACCGTTATAGAGACAGGACAACGTACAGAGAATAAAATCGAGGTAATCTCGGGTTTGTCGGTCGGGGATACCATATTGGTAACCGGATTGATGCAAGTAAAAGAAGGGGCTGCCGTAAAGCCTGAAACCGTAGAATAA
- a CDS encoding aminoacyl-histidine dipeptidase, whose product MKSEIETLQPEAVWRHFSAICKIPRPSGHLEKITQYILDFGKNLGLETVLDEAGNVLIRKPATPGMENRKPVVLQGHMDMVPQKNADKVHNFETDPITSYIDGEWVTANGTTLGADNGIGISSILAILESEALKHGPLEALFTYDEETGMYGALGLQPDLLQAEILLNTDSEQEGELYMSCAGGIDLTASFRYKDEPYIPENEIALKIIVSGLKGGHSGVDIHLGRANANKLLFRFLKHAVQEYDARLAWVSGGNLRNAIPREAEAVVTIPAEYKSDFLDEVADFEALYIHEYGLIEDDLTLTAEETGLPDFLIPEPIQDDLINAVVGCRNGVARMIPGVPEVVETSSNLAIVRSSEGSIEVLILIRSSSESMKQALVSSLESVFLLAGAKVETSGDYPGWEPNLNSPVLKVAKDVHKKVLGFDPEVKIMHAGLECGIIGAAYPNLDMISFGPTIKFPHSPDERVNIASVEHFWNFLTNLVENIPAR is encoded by the coding sequence ATGAAATCTGAAATCGAAACTTTACAGCCCGAAGCCGTATGGCGTCATTTTAGTGCTATTTGTAAAATCCCGCGTCCTTCCGGACATTTGGAGAAAATAACGCAATATATTCTGGATTTTGGTAAAAATTTGGGATTAGAAACGGTTTTGGATGAGGCGGGAAATGTTTTGATACGTAAACCAGCAACTCCCGGTATGGAAAATCGAAAACCTGTGGTTTTGCAAGGACACATGGATATGGTGCCTCAGAAAAATGCGGATAAAGTTCATAATTTTGAGACAGATCCGATAACTTCTTACATCGATGGGGAATGGGTCACAGCTAATGGTACGACCTTAGGGGCGGATAATGGAATCGGAATCTCTTCGATTTTGGCGATTCTTGAGTCTGAGGCATTGAAGCACGGGCCGTTAGAGGCATTGTTTACTTATGATGAAGAGACGGGGATGTATGGAGCTTTAGGGTTGCAACCTGATTTATTGCAGGCAGAGATATTATTGAATACTGATTCGGAACAAGAAGGTGAATTATATATGAGTTGTGCGGGAGGAATTGATCTTACTGCTAGTTTTAGATATAAAGATGAACCTTATATTCCTGAAAATGAAATAGCTTTAAAGATTATTGTGTCTGGATTAAAAGGGGGACATTCTGGTGTGGATATTCATTTGGGGCGTGCAAATGCAAATAAGCTGCTGTTTCGTTTCTTGAAACATGCCGTACAAGAGTATGATGCTCGGCTGGCATGGGTCAGCGGAGGAAATTTGCGTAATGCTATTCCTCGTGAAGCTGAGGCGGTTGTTACTATTCCGGCCGAATATAAATCGGACTTTTTAGATGAAGTAGCCGATTTTGAGGCTCTCTATATCCACGAATACGGTTTGATTGAAGATGATTTGACTTTGACAGCAGAGGAAACCGGATTACCGGATTTTTTGATTCCTGAGCCTATACAGGACGATTTGATAAATGCCGTTGTCGGTTGTCGTAATGGGGTAGCCCGAATGATTCCGGGAGTACCTGAAGTAGTGGAGACATCTTCTAATTTGGCGATTGTTCGCTCGTCTGAAGGCTCGATAGAGGTACTTATCTTAATAAGAAGCTCGAGTGAAAGTATGAAGCAAGCTTTGGTCTCAAGTCTGGAGAGTGTATTTTTATTAGCCGGTGCTAAGGTAGAGACCAGCGGGGATTATCCCGGTTGGGAGCCGAACCTCAATTCACCGGTGCTTAAGGTGGCAAAAGATGTACATAAGAAAGTATTGGGATTTGATCCTGAAGTAAAGATTATGCATGCGGGACTCGAGTGCGGCATTATTGGTGCGGCATATCCTAATTTAGATATGATTTCGTTCGGTCCTACGATTAAGTTTCCTCATTCTCCGGATGAGAGAGTAAATATAGCATCGGTTGAACATTTTTGGAATTTTCTGACAAATTTGGTGGAAAATATTCCTGCTCGTTAA
- a CDS encoding lysylphosphatidylglycerol synthase transmembrane domain-containing protein — protein MFLLWIKSIFAIHKGTIIFFYPDKLKKLLGSILKFFIPLLCGAALFWYLYSHLDMHQIGVILQSEINYFWIALSMIIGLMSHIFRALRWKLQLKTLGVDPSVKALTNAVFGMYAMNLLIPRVGEVWRCTYLARREKMSFTQVLGSIISERLCDTLTLVFLTVITFFLQMKVFRDFLRKFPTIEETLWRMITTPWLYICLLVMVGFLIWLFTKKTENRWVAKVKSIVKNLWYGFRTILRMKQVTMFLLYTVAIWFCYFLELYVCFFAFGSMQHLGVLAAMTLFVMGSLSMGIPVQGGVGPWHLAIIAALSIYGIGENIAGAFALVAHGSQMLLIILLGIYTLFSVSLEKKKDRSAGLADFVGSRRENDNY, from the coding sequence ATGTTTCTTTTATGGATAAAATCTATCTTTGCAATACACAAAGGTACAATAATATTTTTTTATCCCGATAAGTTGAAGAAATTACTCGGCAGTATATTGAAGTTTTTTATTCCGTTATTATGCGGAGCGGCTCTTTTTTGGTATCTGTACAGTCATTTGGACATGCACCAGATCGGAGTCATTTTACAATCTGAAATTAATTACTTTTGGATCGCTCTTTCTATGATTATCGGGTTGATGAGTCATATATTCAGAGCATTGCGTTGGAAGTTGCAGTTAAAGACCTTAGGAGTAGATCCTTCGGTAAAAGCTCTGACAAACGCTGTTTTCGGTATGTATGCCATGAATTTGTTGATTCCTCGTGTAGGGGAAGTGTGGCGTTGTACTTATTTGGCGCGTCGGGAAAAAATGTCTTTTACGCAGGTTTTGGGGTCTATTATATCCGAACGTTTGTGCGATACGTTAACATTGGTTTTTCTTACTGTTATAACATTTTTCTTGCAGATGAAGGTTTTCCGGGACTTTTTACGAAAGTTTCCTACAATTGAGGAAACCCTCTGGCGGATGATTACAACACCTTGGCTGTATATCTGCCTGCTTGTGATGGTCGGATTTTTGATTTGGCTTTTTACAAAGAAAACCGAAAATAGATGGGTAGCGAAGGTAAAAAGCATTGTGAAGAATCTATGGTATGGTTTTCGTACGATATTGCGGATGAAACAAGTAACGATGTTTTTGCTATATACCGTTGCGATATGGTTCTGTTATTTTTTGGAACTTTATGTATGTTTTTTTGCTTTCGGTTCGATGCAGCATTTAGGAGTTTTGGCAGCTATGACGTTATTTGTTATGGGAAGCCTCAGTATGGGAATTCCGGTACAGGGAGGTGTCGGCCCATGGCACTTGGCTATTATTGCGGCACTTTCTATATATGGTATAGGAGAAAATATTGCCGGAGCGTTTGCTTTGGTTGCACATGGATCTCAAATGTTATTGATCATATTATTAGGAATTTATACTCTGTTTTCTGTTTCGTTAGAGAAAAAAAAAGACCGAAGTGCCGGATTGGCGGATTTTGTCGGATCGAGGCGGGAAAATGATAATTATTAA
- the rsmA gene encoding 16S rRNA (adenine(1518)-N(6)/adenine(1519)-N(6))-dimethyltransferase RsmA — MTDSVKPKKFLGQHFLKDLDIARRIADTVGDYKDIPILEIGPGMGVLTQYLIQNNHDLTVVELDSESVRYLSEHFPQLNGRILEQDFLKLDLTNLFTGKFCVIGNYPYNISSQIFFKVLDYKNQIPCCSGMIQKEVAERIASKPGCKAYGILSVLMQAWYDIEYLFTVPEHVFNPPPKVKSAVIKMTRNKTERLGCNEKLFKTIVKTGFNQRRKTLRNSLRQLLGKKCELLEDPVFDKRPEQLSVKQFIDLTNQIEKFIPQP; from the coding sequence ATGACAGACTCGGTAAAACCTAAAAAATTTTTAGGACAACATTTTTTGAAAGACCTCGATATAGCCCGCCGAATAGCAGATACCGTAGGCGATTATAAGGATATTCCTATTCTCGAAATAGGTCCGGGAATGGGAGTATTGACCCAATACCTGATACAAAACAATCATGACCTCACTGTAGTAGAGTTAGATTCAGAATCTGTCAGATATTTGAGTGAACATTTTCCCCAATTAAACGGCAGAATATTGGAACAAGACTTTTTAAAATTGGATCTAACAAATCTTTTCACGGGAAAATTTTGTGTTATCGGAAACTATCCTTATAACATATCGAGCCAGATATTTTTCAAGGTTCTCGATTATAAAAACCAAATTCCATGTTGCAGCGGAATGATTCAGAAAGAGGTAGCAGAACGTATAGCTTCTAAGCCCGGATGTAAAGCTTACGGAATATTGAGTGTACTTATGCAGGCTTGGTACGATATAGAATATCTGTTTACCGTTCCCGAACACGTCTTCAACCCTCCTCCAAAAGTCAAATCTGCCGTAATAAAAATGACCCGAAATAAAACAGAACGGCTGGGATGTAACGAGAAATTATTCAAAACCATAGTGAAAACAGGCTTTAATCAAAGAAGAAAAACGCTTCGGAATTCACTTAGACAACTATTAGGCAAAAAATGCGAATTACTGGAAGATCCCGTTTTCGACAAACGCCCTGAACAGCTTTCGGTAAAGCAATTTATCGACCTTACCAACCAAATAGAAAAGTTTATTCCTCAACCTTAA